The Gracilimonas sp. genome includes a region encoding these proteins:
- a CDS encoding Na(+)/H(+) antiporter subunit D: MMLELLSVPAVILILGAFVLPLIPERFRSTAFITFPLVALVMVWTMPEGNLLQVPFASYELDLLAVDGLSRIFGIIFALITVIGGVYAFHIKDLGQQSSALAYAGGALGVTFAGDFFTLFIFWEIMAAASSYLIWARETKESAKAGMRYLLVHIFGGGLLFTGILLHLSSGGSLYIESIEPAFTAANIFMLLGVALNTAVPPLHAWLADAYPKATITGAVFMCALTTKSAVYVMIRLFPGWEILIWVGVIMAIYGTIYALLANDIREILAYSIISQIGYMVTAIGIGTELALNGATAHAFNHIIYKSLLFMAAGAVIHATGTSKLSEMGGFAKKMPLIVSLYMVGALSISGMPFLNGFVSKTMISGALGDAHLEWPILLLLIATIGTFLHTGLKLPYFTWFAEKKTDFEVSAIPTNMKVAMGLGALFCILFGVAPQLLYSQLPYPTDFQPFSIYNFVEMTQILVLAFVGFWFLKNHLNVSSTISLDTDWFYRRPAGVVRTVFVQFPNNLFGLAETFSLQIADRLSGLSENPIKVLLPSFVFSGREIKSDGFTASMSAALAFILFGFIVAALFVLL; this comes from the coding sequence ATGATGCTTGAGCTTCTTTCTGTACCTGCTGTGATACTTATTTTAGGAGCTTTTGTGCTTCCACTGATACCGGAGCGTTTCCGAAGCACAGCCTTTATCACTTTCCCATTGGTTGCACTCGTAATGGTCTGGACCATGCCGGAAGGGAATCTTCTTCAAGTGCCTTTTGCAAGTTATGAATTAGATCTTTTAGCCGTTGACGGGCTGAGCCGAATATTCGGAATTATCTTTGCATTAATAACTGTAATCGGTGGAGTATATGCGTTCCACATTAAAGATCTTGGACAACAGAGTTCAGCCCTTGCTTATGCCGGGGGTGCTTTAGGGGTTACTTTTGCCGGAGATTTCTTCACTCTTTTTATTTTCTGGGAAATTATGGCCGCAGCCTCCTCTTACCTGATCTGGGCCAGAGAAACCAAAGAATCTGCCAAAGCAGGAATGCGCTACCTGTTAGTTCACATTTTTGGCGGGGGACTATTATTCACCGGAATTTTATTGCACCTGAGCAGCGGCGGTTCTTTATACATAGAAAGCATTGAACCTGCTTTCACGGCAGCAAACATTTTTATGTTACTGGGTGTGGCTTTGAACACAGCCGTTCCACCACTTCATGCATGGCTTGCAGATGCATATCCTAAAGCGACTATAACCGGTGCAGTTTTCATGTGTGCTTTGACTACCAAGTCTGCCGTTTACGTTATGATCCGCCTTTTCCCAGGCTGGGAGATCCTGATCTGGGTTGGTGTGATTATGGCCATCTATGGAACTATTTATGCCCTACTCGCTAATGATATCCGCGAGATTCTGGCCTACAGTATTATTAGTCAGATCGGATATATGGTAACAGCAATAGGGATTGGAACAGAATTGGCACTGAATGGAGCAACGGCTCACGCCTTCAATCACATCATTTATAAGTCTCTGCTTTTCATGGCGGCCGGAGCTGTTATTCATGCTACCGGAACCAGTAAGCTGAGCGAAATGGGTGGATTTGCCAAAAAGATGCCATTGATTGTTAGCCTTTATATGGTTGGGGCGCTATCAATTTCAGGGATGCCCTTCCTGAACGGTTTTGTAAGTAAAACCATGATCTCAGGGGCGCTTGGAGATGCACATCTGGAATGGCCCATCCTGCTTTTACTTATCGCTACTATTGGTACATTTCTTCATACCGGACTTAAACTTCCTTACTTCACCTGGTTTGCTGAAAAGAAAACTGATTTTGAAGTTTCAGCCATCCCAACCAATATGAAAGTAGCTATGGGTCTGGGTGCATTATTTTGCATTCTGTTTGGCGTGGCTCCACAGCTACTATACAGCCAGCTTCCATATCCCACCGACTTTCAGCCATTTTCTATCTATAACTTTGTAGAGATGACTCAAATACTTGTTTTAGCATTTGTTGGATTCTGGTTCCTGAAAAACCACCTCAATGTATCTTCTACCATTTCACTCGATACCGATTGGTTTTATCGCCGACCTGCAGGTGTAGTTCGTACGGTCTTTGTTCAGTTTCCTAATAATCTTTTTGGCCTTGCTGAAACATTTTCCCTGCAAATTGCTGACAGGCTCTCAGGTCTTTCCGAAAACCCAATCAAGGTACTGCTCCCCTCGTTTGTCTTTAGTGGCAGAGAGATCAAGTCAGACGGCTTTACTGCATCTATGAGTGCCGCTCTTGCTTTTATTTTGTTTGGGTTTATTGTAGCTGCATTATTTGTATTACTTTGA
- a CDS encoding monovalent cation/H+ antiporter subunit D family protein, which produces MDLTYIPLYAVLVSLAAVPFILLSSKKPNLREFWTILAGVIKFLLVLTLLPSALDGNTIELELLEIAPNLPLVLKADTFGVFFALIASGLWIFTSFYSIGYMRGHHEKKQTRYFASFAICLSSTIGIAFSGNLLTFIIFYEMLTLATYPLVIHSETKKGIAAGRKYLTYTLTAGLLLIAAAGITYSLTGTLDFQAGGIFEGVELSQTMAVTIFILFLGGVGVKAGIMPLHSWLPSAMAAPTPVSALLHAVAVVKSGVFGVIRVVGFIFGPEVMAEFGLNEILMVLAGITVLVASLLAFAQDNLKRRLAYSTVGHLSYIVLGVALLTETGLVGSIMHISFHATMKITLFFCAGAIMVNLHKKNISDLNGIAKVMPWTMAAFVIGSMGLAGIPPVNGFVSKWYLASGALEGGMLIPVIILVVSGLLNVGYFFPIIHRAYFRKGGPELEGHTEASPFMVVPLFGTAVLSILFGLNPDLFFNFFDMATSVASTIFNPL; this is translated from the coding sequence ATGGATCTTACGTACATCCCTTTATATGCTGTTCTTGTATCGCTGGCTGCGGTGCCGTTCATCTTGCTGAGTTCGAAGAAACCGAACTTGCGCGAGTTCTGGACCATCCTGGCCGGGGTAATTAAATTCCTGCTGGTACTTACACTATTACCTTCAGCCCTTGACGGAAATACTATTGAGCTTGAACTGCTTGAAATTGCTCCGAATCTTCCTCTGGTCCTCAAAGCCGATACCTTTGGAGTCTTCTTTGCATTGATTGCATCAGGACTATGGATCTTTACCTCATTTTATTCCATTGGCTATATGCGCGGTCATCATGAGAAAAAACAGACCCGCTATTTTGCCAGTTTTGCCATATGTCTGAGTTCCACTATCGGCATCGCCTTTTCCGGCAACCTTTTGACCTTCATTATCTTTTATGAGATGCTGACGCTGGCTACCTATCCTCTGGTTATTCACAGCGAAACCAAGAAAGGAATTGCTGCCGGCCGCAAGTATCTGACCTATACGTTAACCGCCGGATTACTTTTGATTGCAGCAGCCGGGATCACCTATTCCCTCACAGGGACACTTGATTTCCAGGCCGGCGGAATCTTTGAAGGCGTTGAGCTTTCTCAAACCATGGCAGTGACTATTTTCATCCTTTTTCTCGGAGGTGTTGGGGTGAAAGCCGGTATTATGCCGTTGCATAGCTGGCTTCCATCCGCGATGGCGGCTCCAACCCCTGTTAGTGCTTTATTGCATGCCGTAGCCGTGGTAAAATCCGGTGTATTTGGTGTGATCCGTGTAGTCGGATTTATATTCGGCCCGGAAGTTATGGCTGAATTCGGCCTGAATGAAATTCTGATGGTACTGGCCGGAATCACGGTATTGGTAGCTTCCCTCCTCGCCTTTGCACAAGACAATTTAAAACGAAGGCTGGCATATTCTACCGTAGGGCACCTTTCCTACATCGTATTGGGCGTAGCTCTACTAACCGAGACTGGTTTGGTTGGTAGTATTATGCATATTTCCTTTCACGCCACCATGAAGATCACCCTCTTCTTCTGTGCAGGAGCTATCATGGTGAATCTCCATAAAAAGAATATCAGCGACCTGAACGGAATTGCCAAAGTAATGCCGTGGACCATGGCCGCGTTTGTAATTGGGTCAATGGGCCTGGCAGGAATTCCCCCTGTAAACGGTTTTGTAAGTAAATGGTACCTCGCCTCCGGAGCATTGGAAGGTGGAATGCTCATCCCTGTCATTATCTTAGTAGTCAGTGGTTTATTAAATGTGGGATATTTCTTCCCGATCATTCACCGTGCTTATTTCCGAAAAGGAGGCCCTGAGTTGGAAGGCCATACGGAAGCTTCACCATTTATGGTGGTTCCGTTGTTTGGAACAGCCGTTCTCTCCATCTTATTCGGTTTAAACCCTGACCTCTTCTTTAACTTTTTTGACATGGCCACTTCGGTAGCATCCACAATTTTTAATCCATTGTAA
- a CDS encoding monovalent cation/H+ antiporter subunit D family protein — translation MIGSEIPALIPVTYIFFAILIPVVGLWRREITWHLSLLGTGIATFFSAWGFWHLIQTGETIRYFFGGWAPPIGIEFVYDGLAAFIVLVINAIAFFVLIHSKEISKVEFPGKKMAYYTVSMLLMLGFNGMVLTGDLFNLYVFLEISSLSSYALIAIGEKRAPFSAFRYLIIGTVGGSLYLLGVGFLYTVTGTLNIIDMHAMLPQVIGHSSVIAALILMIIGVGVKAALFPLHGWLPDSYTFASSTSSALIAPIGTKVAAYILFRIVLFLFGVELIDEQLPVTTIIGIFAGIGILYGSIMAIAQSELKKMLAYSSVSQIGYIIMGISLANPFGFIGAVLHILNHAIMKALLFLVSGSMRLKEGHSLITKFDNSYRKKYPWTMAAFTTAAISMVGLPPLAGFFSKWYLALGTIENSDWLLLAVILISSLLNAVYFFRILEKVYLNNPDAEEASETEAVQNNEVGFSMMFPMAVMAIGLLLVGIFNVYIVNVIFTMFPAGF, via the coding sequence ATGATTGGATCCGAAATACCGGCGTTAATACCCGTTACATACATCTTTTTTGCGATTCTGATTCCTGTCGTCGGACTCTGGAGGCGTGAAATTACCTGGCATTTGAGTCTGTTGGGAACCGGAATAGCTACCTTCTTTTCCGCATGGGGATTTTGGCACCTCATACAAACCGGCGAAACAATTCGCTACTTTTTTGGTGGTTGGGCGCCTCCCATAGGTATCGAGTTTGTGTATGATGGCCTTGCAGCTTTCATAGTTCTGGTAATCAATGCCATTGCCTTTTTTGTACTCATTCACTCCAAAGAAATCAGCAAGGTTGAATTTCCCGGCAAAAAGATGGCCTACTACACCGTTTCCATGCTGCTAATGCTGGGCTTCAACGGCATGGTGCTTACCGGAGACCTCTTCAACCTTTATGTATTCCTCGAAATCTCCTCTCTTTCTAGTTATGCCCTGATTGCCATTGGTGAGAAACGAGCTCCCTTTTCAGCTTTCCGCTATTTGATTATCGGAACCGTGGGTGGGTCACTCTATTTATTGGGAGTTGGATTTCTATATACCGTAACCGGCACGCTTAATATTATTGACATGCACGCCATGCTTCCGCAGGTGATTGGTCACTCTTCAGTAATTGCAGCATTGATTCTGATGATCATAGGTGTTGGGGTGAAGGCCGCATTGTTCCCGCTTCATGGCTGGTTACCGGATTCTTATACCTTTGCCTCTTCCACCTCTTCTGCTTTGATTGCTCCCATCGGAACCAAAGTTGCCGCTTATATTCTATTCAGGATTGTACTGTTTTTATTCGGAGTTGAACTGATCGACGAGCAACTTCCGGTTACCACTATTATCGGGATTTTTGCAGGGATCGGCATTCTCTACGGTTCCATCATGGCTATTGCCCAAAGCGAGTTAAAGAAAATGCTGGCATACAGCTCGGTTTCACAAATCGGGTATATCATCATGGGGATTAGCCTTGCCAATCCGTTTGGATTTATTGGAGCTGTACTTCATATCCTCAATCACGCCATAATGAAAGCCCTCCTCTTTCTTGTTTCAGGAAGTATGAGACTCAAAGAAGGGCATTCACTCATCACAAAATTTGACAATTCGTACCGAAAGAAATACCCGTGGACGATGGCTGCTTTTACAACAGCTGCTATTTCTATGGTCGGCCTTCCCCCACTCGCAGGATTTTTCTCAAAATGGTACCTGGCATTGGGAACCATTGAGAACAGCGATTGGCTGTTACTCGCAGTAATACTGATCAGTTCGCTGCTAAACGCAGTGTATTTCTTCCGGATTTTGGAAAAAGTATATCTCAATAATCCCGACGCGGAAGAAGCCTCCGAAACAGAAGCCGTTCAGAATAATGAAGTAGGCTTCAGCATGATGTTTCCTATGGCCGTAATGGCGATCGGGCTATTACTGGTTGGTATTTTCAACGTGTATATCGTAAATGTAATTTTCACCATGTTTCCGGCAGGATTTTAA
- a CDS encoding cation:proton antiporter subunit C: MLEFFLGHYAYWFTIILLALGLYGMLLKKNLVKKTIGLSIFQAGVILFFVSVAMKEGATVPVKAYDLPVSEVSNYMNALPHTLMLTAIVVGVATLGVAFALLINIYNRYGTLNEEELLDKIQ, from the coding sequence ATGCTTGAATTCTTTTTAGGCCACTATGCTTATTGGTTTACCATTATTCTGTTGGCTTTGGGCTTATATGGAATGCTCCTGAAAAAGAACCTGGTAAAGAAAACCATTGGTCTTTCAATTTTCCAGGCCGGTGTCATCCTGTTTTTTGTTTCTGTAGCCATGAAAGAAGGCGCAACGGTGCCTGTTAAAGCCTATGATTTACCCGTTAGTGAAGTTTCAAATTATATGAACGCACTTCCCCACACGTTAATGCTGACTGCCATTGTAGTTGGTGTGGCAACTTTGGGAGTCGCCTTTGCTCTGTTGATCAACATTTACAATCGCTACGGCACCCTCAACGAAGAAGAACTTTTAGATAAGATTCAATGA
- a CDS encoding MnhB domain-containing protein, which translates to MTNKEHSPIILLGSRFLSPYIMLFGFYVIFHGHYSPGGGFQGGTLLAASLLLIRIASGTEIAALQFKDYLATPYAALGVLIYFGTGLVAIFTGGYFLDYEQLPIPGLEAADLRYWGILIIELGIGLTVMTVLVLIYDNMVKGEDYA; encoded by the coding sequence ATGACCAATAAAGAACACAGCCCCATTATTTTGTTGGGCTCCCGTTTTTTGAGTCCTTATATCATGCTTTTCGGTTTTTATGTGATCTTTCATGGTCACTATTCTCCCGGAGGCGGGTTTCAGGGTGGAACGCTGCTTGCCGCTTCTCTTTTATTGATTCGCATTGCCAGTGGCACCGAAATTGCCGCCCTTCAGTTTAAGGACTATTTAGCCACCCCCTATGCTGCACTTGGTGTACTCATTTATTTTGGAACCGGGTTAGTAGCCATTTTCACCGGTGGATATTTTCTGGATTATGAACAACTACCTATTCCCGGCCTCGAAGCTGCAGACCTGCGCTATTGGGGAATCCTGATTATTGAATTAGGCATTGGGTTAACGGTGATGACCGTGCTTGTACTTATTTACGATAATATGGTAAAAGGAGAAGATTATGCTTGA
- the mbhE gene encoding hydrogen gas-evolving membrane-bound hydrogenase subunit E, with amino-acid sequence MAFTTVLLFAASDLPYRGDPDNQMNQEVSMTGTEVPGNYYIQEAYNDAHTPNIVTVILGDYRSIDTLGEQIVIFTAGLITFLLLRNRKEEAEGENDDQ; translated from the coding sequence ATGGCATTTACTACCGTGCTGCTCTTTGCGGCATCGGACTTGCCCTATCGTGGAGACCCTGACAACCAGATGAACCAGGAAGTCAGCATGACCGGCACTGAAGTTCCTGGCAACTATTACATTCAGGAAGCTTACAATGATGCCCACACCCCAAACATCGTAACCGTAATCTTGGGTGACTATCGTAGTATTGATACCCTGGGCGAGCAAATTGTAATCTTTACAGCCGGGCTCATTACTTTTTTGCTGCTTAGAAACCGAAAAGAAGAAGCAGAGGGAGAAAACGATGACCAATAA
- a CDS encoding hydrogenase subunit MbhD domain-containing protein — MYWELELILFIFLLITGYIALEANDLLISVVMLTAFSFLMALLFTTMGAVDVGFTEAVVGAGVTGILLIVAIYQTTYKTED, encoded by the coding sequence ATGTACTGGGAACTTGAACTCATATTATTCATCTTTTTGTTAATAACCGGCTATATAGCCCTGGAAGCGAATGATTTGCTTATATCCGTAGTCATGCTTACCGCCTTCAGCTTTCTAATGGCTCTTTTATTCACCACTATGGGAGCTGTAGATGTTGGATTTACCGAAGCAGTTGTCGGTGCCGGGGTTACAGGAATTCTTTTAATTGTTGCCATTTATCAAACCACATATAAAACAGAAGATTGA
- the mnhG gene encoding monovalent cation/H(+) antiporter subunit G: MSDLMIDFTSILTIVFVVAGIFFLLVGSIGIIRLPDFYSRTHATSKSDTLGMILVIIGLIIFEGLTINSGKLVLVLLFILLANPVGAHALARAAYNSGLKPLFPDNKKDKTEG; the protein is encoded by the coding sequence ATGTCCGATTTGATGATTGATTTCACCTCCATATTAACCATTGTATTTGTTGTGGCCGGCATCTTCTTTTTGCTGGTGGGAAGTATCGGCATCATCCGGCTGCCGGATTTTTACTCCCGCACCCATGCCACCAGTAAAAGTGATACCCTTGGAATGATTCTGGTTATTATAGGCCTCATTATTTTTGAAGGCCTCACGATTAACAGTGGGAAATTAGTTCTGGTGCTCTTATTTATTTTGCTTGCCAACCCTGTTGGAGCCCATGCACTGGCCCGGGCAGCTTATAATTCGGGACTCAAACCCCTGTTCCCCGATAACAAAAAAGACAAAACGGAAGGCTAA
- a CDS encoding monovalent cation/H+ antiporter complex subunit F, giving the protein MDSFFLYSAVILTAIIVVPAYRVMKGPTVFDRLVGTNAIATKTIVLICLIGYVFGRIDMFIDITLAYAILGFIGSLTIAKYFSSEKVDVRFDD; this is encoded by the coding sequence ATGGATTCCTTCTTCCTATACAGCGCCGTTATTTTGACCGCTATTATCGTTGTTCCCGCCTACCGGGTAATGAAAGGGCCAACCGTTTTTGACCGGTTGGTAGGTACCAATGCCATTGCCACAAAAACAATTGTTCTTATTTGCCTGATTGGATACGTATTCGGCCGCATCGATATGTTTATAGATATTACTCTGGCCTATGCTATTCTTGGATTCATCGGCTCGCTGACGATTGCAAAATATTTCTCATCCGAAAAAGTAGATGTCCGATTTGATGATTGA
- a CDS encoding Na+/H+ antiporter subunit E, which yields MKSFSIQSPIVSFLTLMGFWYVMSGFFDITHTIMGVISVTIVMAINYKLKAHSFYDNESDVIKDLRFLYLPWYFIWLFWQIIVSGIHVAKILLTPSLPIKSSVVRFKVNYPNPHAKMILGNSITLTPGTLTVDINDDEFIVHAISPVSFEGIANDKMPQQVLKLFTTEMHDVVSDFEVIHSKEDL from the coding sequence TTGAAGTCTTTTTCAATTCAAAGCCCGATTGTATCTTTTCTGACCCTGATGGGGTTTTGGTATGTCATGAGCGGTTTTTTCGATATAACGCACACCATTATGGGTGTTATCAGCGTGACTATTGTAATGGCTATCAACTATAAGCTAAAGGCACATTCTTTTTACGATAACGAGAGTGATGTAATTAAAGATCTGCGGTTTTTATATCTGCCCTGGTATTTTATTTGGTTATTCTGGCAGATCATCGTTTCCGGAATTCATGTTGCAAAAATTTTACTGACCCCTTCGCTGCCTATTAAATCATCAGTGGTTCGTTTTAAGGTGAATTATCCCAACCCTCATGCTAAAATGATTTTAGGTAATTCTATTACACTCACCCCGGGCACGCTAACGGTAGATATTAACGACGACGAATTTATAGTACACGCAATTTCCCCGGTTTCCTTTGAGGGAATTGCCAACGATAAAATGCCCCAACAGGTACTCAAATTATTTACTACAGAAATGCACGATGTGGTGTCAGACTTTGAAGTGATTCACAGCAAGGAGGACTTATAA
- the nuoL gene encoding NADH-quinone oxidoreductase subunit L, which yields MESATALFSLIIALPLAGFLINGIIGLFAENYRNKKQLIGLIANLAVFVPFAIAVYFFLNINADSEAVVYKLFTWMEVGSFSVDIAYRLDQLSILMTLVVTGVGFLIHLYSMGYMADDEGYWKFFAYLNLFIFAMLNLVLGNNLLLLFLGWEGVGVCSYLLIGFWYTDMAKSDAAKKAFIYNRIGDFAFLIAMFMVFQTVGSLSFDVILGNLDAFSGEYVFTIGLLMFIGATGKSAQIPLFVWLPDAMAGPTPVSALIHAATMVTSGIYLISRMSPMFVLSPEVMLIVAVVGALTAIVAATIAITQNDIKSVLAYSTVSQLGYMFLALGSGAFTAAMFHVVTHAFFKACLFLGSGSVIHAMHHVEHELEHEGKDVHFDPQDMRNMGGLRKYMPSTYKTFLISTIAIAGIPPLAGFFSKDEILAMTANAGAGEFGGYMYMALWGVGMITAFLTAFYMFRLTLTTFHGEFKLGQRFKEAIGAEKYLHESPATMTIPLWTLAGLAAVGGFLGVPNFVVETFTGETAHINLLHNWLYNINADYELILGKPIKWGIMAFSIVIAIAGTWTAFRMYNNNQQLESDAKLADRFGGLYQTWKDKYNLDEVYEGLISDPIVKFSDKVLAVFDMKVVDGIVNATAGTVRLFGSLFRYVQTGVVSSYALAFVIGVIVILYLMIM from the coding sequence ATGGAATCCGCTACGGCGCTGTTTTCACTCATAATTGCTCTTCCATTAGCTGGTTTTCTGATCAACGGAATTATCGGCCTGTTCGCAGAGAACTATAGAAATAAGAAGCAACTCATTGGATTGATTGCTAATCTGGCCGTATTTGTACCTTTTGCTATTGCGGTTTATTTCTTCCTTAATATTAATGCTGACTCCGAAGCAGTAGTGTATAAGCTGTTTACCTGGATGGAAGTGGGTAGCTTCAGCGTTGATATTGCTTATCGTCTCGACCAGCTTTCCATACTTATGACATTGGTGGTAACCGGTGTCGGCTTTCTTATTCACCTGTACTCAATGGGGTATATGGCGGATGATGAAGGTTACTGGAAGTTTTTTGCTTACCTGAACCTCTTCATCTTTGCGATGCTGAACCTGGTTCTGGGTAATAACTTATTGTTGCTGTTTCTTGGATGGGAGGGCGTAGGTGTTTGTTCTTACCTCTTGATTGGTTTCTGGTACACAGACATGGCTAAATCCGATGCCGCCAAAAAAGCTTTTATATACAATCGTATCGGTGATTTTGCCTTTTTGATTGCCATGTTTATGGTTTTTCAAACGGTGGGAAGCCTGAGCTTTGATGTGATTCTTGGAAACCTGGATGCGTTTTCCGGTGAATATGTATTTACCATTGGTCTGTTGATGTTTATCGGGGCAACCGGTAAATCTGCACAGATTCCCTTATTCGTTTGGCTGCCCGATGCGATGGCCGGTCCAACACCTGTTTCTGCATTAATTCATGCGGCTACCATGGTAACTTCAGGGATTTACCTGATTTCCCGTATGTCGCCTATGTTTGTGTTGTCACCGGAAGTAATGCTAATTGTTGCCGTTGTTGGTGCGCTTACAGCTATTGTTGCTGCAACCATCGCCATTACTCAAAACGATATTAAAAGTGTGCTGGCATATTCTACCGTTTCTCAGTTAGGATATATGTTTCTGGCTTTGGGGTCGGGGGCTTTCACGGCTGCCATGTTCCATGTAGTAACCCACGCTTTCTTTAAGGCATGTCTGTTCCTTGGTTCAGGATCTGTTATTCATGCCATGCACCATGTAGAGCATGAACTTGAGCACGAAGGCAAAGATGTGCATTTCGACCCGCAGGATATGAGAAATATGGGTGGACTCCGAAAATACATGCCATCTACCTACAAGACTTTTCTGATTTCAACTATTGCCATTGCAGGTATTCCTCCATTGGCCGGGTTCTTTTCTAAGGATGAAATTTTAGCGATGACCGCCAACGCCGGAGCCGGTGAATTCGGAGGCTATATGTATATGGCACTTTGGGGTGTTGGAATGATTACCGCGTTCCTTACTGCTTTTTATATGTTCCGTCTTACACTGACTACTTTCCATGGGGAGTTCAAACTGGGGCAGCGTTTTAAAGAAGCTATCGGAGCTGAAAAATATCTGCACGAAAGTCCTGCAACTATGACTATTCCTCTTTGGACTTTAGCAGGCCTGGCAGCTGTAGGCGGATTTTTAGGTGTACCTAATTTTGTTGTGGAAACTTTCACCGGAGAAACTGCACATATTAATTTACTGCATAACTGGCTGTACAATATTAATGCTGATTATGAACTGATTCTTGGCAAGCCAATCAAGTGGGGTATCATGGCGTTCTCTATTGTGATAGCCATTGCCGGTACCTGGACAGCCTTCAGAATGTACAACAACAATCAGCAGCTTGAGTCGGACGCAAAACTCGCCGATCGATTTGGCGGGCTTTACCAAACCTGGAAAGACAAGTACAACCTCGATGAGGTATATGAAGGATTGATTTCAGATCCTATCGTGAAATTTTCGGATAAAGTATTAGCCGTGTTCGACATGAAAGTAGTGGACGGAATTGTAAACGCTACAGCCGGAACGGTTCGTCTGTTTGGTAGCTTATTCCGGTATGTTCAAACCGGTGTAGTTTCAAGTTATGCGCTGGCTTTTGTGATTGGCGTGATTGTGATCCTTTATTTAATGATAATGTAA